The following is a genomic window from Chiloscyllium plagiosum isolate BGI_BamShark_2017 chromosome 27, ASM401019v2, whole genome shotgun sequence.
ctacgtaaccgacaaagagacaggcatagctggggcccatgcaggtgcccatggctacccctttcgtctggtgGAAGTGGGAGAATCCAAAAGAGAAATTAttgaggtgaggaccagttcagccaaacaaatgagagtgttaGTGGAAGTgtactggtggggatgtcaggagaggaagtaaaggagggcttggaggccttggaCATGGTGGATGGAGATGTACAAGGACTGGATGTTCAtggagaagatgaggtgttgggggctaGGGTAACAAAAGTCTTGAAGGAGGTGGAGAGTgttggtgtcctgaatgtatgtgggaagttcctggaccaggggggaTTAGGACAGTaacaaggtatgtggagatgagttcggtgggacaggagccggccgagacaatgggtcggccgggtggtcaggcttgtggatcttgggtaggtgGTTGAACTGGGTGGTGCAGGGTTCCTGaactgaggttggaagctgtgggtaggAGATCGTTGATGTAATAATGAGGTTGTGTACAGTCTGGAAGATGATGGTGTGATCTCACAACcttatcacctcaggggatctcccacccatcTCTACCAACGGACtacacctggactacacctcctcccaccctgcctcctgtaaaaaatgCTATGCCGCACCTcagccctcgaaccccaccccttccactgcaataaggacagaatccctcggtcctcaccttctacctcaTCAACCTCTGTAtatattgcatcatcctccactatttccgcaacctacaaacagaccccaccaccaatgatatatttccctccccacccctatctgctttccttAAATACCGTTCCCTCTGCGGctccctcgtcaggtctacaCACCCCCACTAacctttactgcagagggctgttgaggttggatTGTTAAGTATagtcaaggctgaaatagacgtTTTTAACCAGTTAGGGATATGGGGATatgacaatgctgtggctttgaggttattttgtcctttctttTTTGGAGAGGTTGTAAGGCTGAGGTGAAAAGCTGTCTACCAAATTCCTTAGAGTAAATAGCTGGTGAGGCCTTGGAATTTTTTtagaagttggaacaatggagCAGCTTGGAGCCAGCTCTCTCAGTTCaggctttttttgtgtgtttaggttgATCTTTAGGCAGTTGCTGTTGTGGGCTTGAAGTAGAAACAATCTTTTCCCTCCCTCGTTTACAGCTAGAAACTGGGGTTTCTCTCTGCTTTTGGGTTCTATCTGTGACACAAACTTATACTGAATGAGGAGTGAGGAAAAATTGGTTTCAAATCCAAAGTTTTACGAGTTTAGTTAAAACACTAATGACAGAAAAGTGATTTCAAGCTGTGAAATCTATTCGGGTTACAAGCAATTATAAACCTAACGCTTAACTTATTAACCAGGCAGCATTGTATTCTGTCTATgactttaaaaaaatttaaatggtGTACATAAAGGTGAAAACTCTATGGTGTTCAAGACATCTGAAACTGTActggaatagttaattagtaatagttactgtatctattattctgttgttTCCAATAGTAGTTCTAAGTtcctctttttttgttgttgtattttaactatcgtgtttaagcagtgttttttttttgcttaacgttgagtagtttgaccatttGCGATACATCTGGGACatgcacttcacatctacctttttaaaaaaagagaaggaTAGGGTCCAGGCATGcacctttaaaatattttcagggggtctggtccagtccataaagggtaaaggcaggaaagtgcagttgacgATGATCAGATCAGTCCTGATgacattgaatagtggagcagacttgttgcgctgaatggcctatgtctgATTTGTATCTTATGGTACTGGCATAACATGTGAAATATGGTTACTTCAAAACCTAAAGTATTTGTACCTTCAaaagttttccattttgcctgaTGCAGTGGCTATTTCCCACTCTGTACAATTGGGTAGCTGATTTAATGTTTGCCTGAAATATGTTCTAAAAATCCAAGAAATGGTGGAATGGATTTTGCAGTTTCAGCTTGTACTGGATATTTTTTGGGATTGGTAGAAGGCAGGGGGCACATTTGGAAGAGAACCCACTCTATTTTACTTTATTGCATTCACGGGCTATTAGCTGGGAAAATCTACTTAGGTGATATCACTCCAAGAATTAAAGTTATGCTATTTGTGATTCTCTTTCAGAACCATCACATATTCCCATCTCCAAATGATACTTGGTGGACTGCTGGTATTTGATTTAACAAATCGCCAGTCTCTTGACTACCTTACAAACTGGCTGGATGAAAGTGGGACTGTGCTTGACCAATGCAAGTGTATCTTCATCCTGGTTGGCCACAAGAGTGATCTGTCAGCTGAAAGGCAGATCTCTCAAGAGGAGGCTGAAAAGATAGCAGCGAATTTAGGGGTGAGATACATCGAGACATCGGCCAAAGATGACACTAACATACAGGAGGTCTTTCGCACTCTGGCATCGTCAATCGCTGAATCAGTGAAAACTGAGTGACAAGTGAAAGTCATtggctgtttatttttaaacaaactttTTGCCAATTGATTTTTGAAAACTGATGTCATTTTGGTTGGTATTGTTAATTTTGGCAGCAAATCTACTTTAAGTTGGGGTGAAAGATATTTCCCGAAAGGTCAACACAAGGCACTTTCTTTCTAACAACTTGCAAACTCGACCAATGAATGAGGGACAGTTTGAGGATGATGCCTTATAAACAAGGAATAACTTCAGAGTGAAGACCGCGCCCTTGCGTACAATGGTACCGCTGCATTTGtagttgttttctttttgtttgtgtaAATATAAGATTGTCCCATGGTACCAAGATATTGTCATGCCATTCAGCAAGTGCTTTACTGATGTCAGCAGAACTGCAGCATCAGATAGTTACAACCAGTTGCCATTACATGTCTCGGTCCCTGCACAGAGAGTATAAATTCTCAACTTTTACAGGAAGATGGATGAGGATTAGTTGGTTTTAAATCCAAAGTTTTATGTGTTTAGTTGAAACAATAATGTCAGAATAGTGACTTCAAGCTGTGAAAATCTATTGGGTTTACAAACAATTATAAACCTAATACTTATTAAATAGGCAGCATTGTATTCCATTCAtgtcttaaaaacattttaaatggtaCACATAAAGGTGGAAACTTTATGATGTTTAAGATCTCTGCAAGCAAATCTTTGTATTTAATAGTTTTTATATTGCCTTCTGAAAAtgacttaaaataaaataaaccatgTTAGTTATCCAGATTCTGTTTAAAGATTTATTCAGAAATCCCAATGTGTTTTGGGCAGCCTAGCCAGAATTAATTTGCTGTTGTGACTAAATAGTaagaaattacaaaaatattaataattttgGACAATGCATAAATTTCAACCTTTAAAAATAGAATATGACAGCACATCCCAAACTCCctaccatctaggaggacaagggcagcaaatacatgggaataataccatctgcaagattcccctccaagacaatcaccatcctgacttggaaatagatcactgttccttctgagggctgaggagtgacagatggagtttaatttagataaagatgaggtactacattttggtaaggcaaatcagggcaggacttatacacttggtAAGATCCTGcggggtgttgctgaacatagagattttggagtacaggttcaaagttccttgaaagcggaCTCACAggtaggatagtggagaaggcatttggtatgcttgccattattgattagtgcattgagtataggagttgggacttcatgttgTCTGTACAACATATTGGTTAGGCCGCTATTGGAATACTGCTACATGAATGATGTTGTGTAACCTTGATGTGAAGGAGCCattattggactggggtgtacaaagttaaaaatcacacaacaacaggtcatagtccaacaggtttatttagaagcactcgcgtttggagcactgctcctttatcaggtagctgttATCAAccgctacctgatgaaggagcagcactctgaaaactagtgcttgcaaataaaactgttgaactataacctggtgttgtgatttttaacattgtgaaaCTTTAGTTCaggaaagattcacaaggatgttggcagggttggagggtttgagttttagggagaggctgaatagactggggctattttcctggagtgtcggaggctgaggagtgacgttGTAGAGATttgtaatatcatgaggggcatggataaggtgaatagcaaggatcaTTTCCCCAAGGTAAGgtcaaaaatataaaacgtagaatgttacagcgcagtacagaccctttgaccctcgatgttgtgctgacctgctaaattaatctgatgcccatctaacctacaccgttccattattatccatatgtatgtccaaagtccatttaaatgcccttaacatcggcgagtctactactgtcgcagataggccgttccacacccctactactcagtgaagaaactacccctgatatctgtcctaaatccatcacttctcaatttaaagctatgtccccttgtgttagccttcaccatccaaagaaaaaggctctcactgtccaccctatctaaccctctgattatcatatacatctcgattaaatcatctctcaacctccttctctccatcGAAAACAGCCTCCGTTCCCTCTGCTTTCCTTGAAAGAcattccttccacaccaggcaacatcccagtaaatctcctctgaaccctttccaaagcttccacatccttcctataatgcagtgatcggaactgtacgcaatactccaggtgcggccttaccagtgtcttaccagctgaagcatgacctcgtggctctgaaacacaatccccctaccaataaatgccagcacaccatatgccttcttaacaaccctatcaacctgggtggcaacattcaaggatttatgcacctggacactgagatctctctgttcatctacactgccaagaattttactactagctcagtactctgcattccttttACTTCttaagtgaactacctcacacttatccacatcaaactccattttccacttctcagcctagcttTGCATCTTATTTacgtctctctgtaacccacaatatccttcggcactatccacaactctgcctacctaagtatcatctgcaaatttactaacccatccttccatgcccacctccagatcatttataaaaatgacaaacagcagtggcccccaaaaagtccttgcagcacaccactggtaactaagcaccaggatgaacatttcccatcaaccaccaccctctgtcttctttcagctagccaatttctgatccaaactgctaaatcaccttcatccctgaaactctgtattttgtgcaatagcctaccatgtggaaccttatcaaacaccttactgaagtccatatactccacatcaactgccttatcttcatccacctgttttgtcaccttcttgaataaCTCattaaggttagtgaggcatgacctactcttaacaaaaccatgttgactatccttaatcaaatttattcatttctagatgataaatcttatctctcataaccttttccaacaccttacccacaactgaagtaaggctcacaagCCTATAATTACCGGAGTTGTcttactccccttcttaaacaagggaacaacatttgcaatcttccactACTCTGGTACTACTCCTGtcgataatgatgacataaagattgaagtCAAaatctctgctatctcctccctggctttccagagaatctgaggataaatcccatccggcccatggagcttatctattttcagatcttccaaaattgctaaaacctcctctttgtcaaacTCAATCTCATCTAATCTTGTAATCTGTATCAGTGttttcactaacattgcccttttccaatgtgaatactgacaagaagtattcattaagcgcttccctaTGTCCTCaggttccacacacaactttccactatcATCTTtgtttggccctaatcttactctagtcattcttttattcctgatatacctatagaaggccttggGGTGCTCCTTTATCTAAcaacttcttatgtcccctcttggctcctcttagccctctctttagatctttctgGCTAACTTTCAAGCCCTCTGAgacttcacgcctcatcctcacataagccttcctcttcctcttgacaagagcttcaacttctttagtaaccCATGGCTCTCTGTCTTGCCagctacctccctgcctgataggtatatacttatcaaggatctgcagtaactgttccttgaataagatccactgcagtttccttcatcatcctatgcatcctaaatcttgcaaaattgcatcataattgcctttcctccagttTTACCTCTTTCCATGCAGTATGTACCTATCCCTGTCCATTGTTATTGTAAAcacaactgaattatggtcactatcgtcgaagtgtggttagcactgctgccacacagcgccagagacccgggttcaattcccgcctcaggtgactctgtgtggagtttgcacattctccctgtgtctgcgtgggtttcctccggatgctccggtttcctccctcaatccaaaaaatgtgtaggttaggtgaattggccatgctaaattgcccgtagtgttaggtgaaggggtaaatgtaggggaatgggtctgggtgggttgcgcttcggcgggtcggtgtggacttgttgggccgaagggcctgtttccacactaagtaatctaccttcaaatctaacacctggccgggttcattccccagttccaaatccaatatggcatcgctgcttgttggcctgtctacatactgtgtcagaaaaccctcctgcacacattgaacaaaaactgacccatctaaactacttgatctattgtattcccagtcaatattgaggaagttaaagtcccccataacaactactctgttactcttactcctatcgagaatcacctttgctatcctttcctctacatccctggaacaattcggaggcctatagaaaattcctaacagggtgacctccttttctgtttctaacctctgcccaaactacctcagtagatAGCAAACTGGAGGggaatacatttaaggtgagggaagagatataaaagagacctaaggggcaactttttcaccagagggtggtgtgtgcatggaatgagatgccagaggaagtggaggaggctggtacaatcacctttaaaaggcagctggataggtatatgaataagaaggatttaaaaaggatatgggcctaacgctgacaaatgggactagattaatttaggatatttagttGGTGCAGAtatgttggactggagggtctgtttccaagctgtatattTTGATTCTAGATAAGCCATAGTTCTGAAAAAGAGACACTGGACTCTACATTaaatggtttctctctccacagatcctgccagaattgctgagtatCTCCTGTGCTGTTTCATTTTACTGTTATCACTGGTTTGATTTACTTAATTTCAGGAAAATAGAACTTCAAAAATGATATGATGAACTCTTCATACAATTTGGAGAATGTTACACATTACTCccattgaaatttggcattcttgtattGGTCTTGAGTGTAAGATGAGAAGCATAAATGTGTGAtttgacctcagctggagtactgtatggAGCTGAAGAATCACACTTTAGGCAGCATATTAAGGTCTGATGAAGAAGTGACCTACCAGAACAACAACAACAGGTTTGAGGGATTTCAAATgaaaaaatttcttttttttttcacagctCTGGagtagttgggacttgaacccagacctctctGGTCCATAGTTTCCATTATAAACAACCTGACTCCCAGTTACCTTCACTGTCTATCCTCTCACCCTTCTGTCTGTAAAGACTCTACTCGATTCTCCCAAATCCTCTACCTCCAACACACTTGTTGTGATGATACCATCTTCAACAAGGAGGCTTTTCAAAtgttcaccttcttcctcaactgaggacaCCCCCTGCACCATTGTTGAGTCCTCAGCTagatctgacccatctcctgtgcttcagccctcaccctctctcttccctcccacaacagcaatagtgTCGCCCTTgcccttacctaccatcccactagCACCCACATCCAAAGGATCTTTAGCTGccctttctgccacctccagtaagatgccaccaccagatatattttcccattccctcccttgtccgccttatgcaaggaccattccctctggaacATCCTGATCCacactcctccttcactctcaACACACCCCAAGGTAATGCCCCCTGCAACGCAGAAGGTGTAGCACCTGCTGGTTAACTTCCTCCCCCCTCAGTATCCGaaggcccaaacacaccttcctggtgaagcagcactttaccgaCACTACActtaatctagtctactgcactGGGAGCTCCCAAATAACCTCTTTCCCCCAACCCTAATTTtctaccattttaaaaaaaacattttcctagctaccatcagttctgaagggtcagtggccaaaaatgttaactgatttctttccagatgctgtctgacttgctgaacTTTCCAATGATTTGATTATTTTTTTCCACTCTGGCCTGGGggcagggacactgccattgTGCACAAAAGGGTctattttactttttcttttctcCCCAAATCACTAGTGGtcagtttttaaaatagaaagaTACTGTTAGGAATAGATTTTTGTATATTTTTCCTTTTACCACCAAGAAAATGTTAATGTGGCTAATTCAACATGAACAAGCAAAGCCTATTGAGGGGAACGATTTCATATAAAATGTGAGGGGGAGGGATAGGAAgaggaagggactaaatcaaaatggagttgaatggaaaataatgcactccattcTCTGCTTCACACTAAAAGCATTGCGAGCAGTGGTGGGCACCACCTGCTCCCTTTCCAATGACACCTGGGCTTGGACGTAACTGTGCAAGAGGGGCAAACAGTTGGCAGAGATTACCCCCCTCTGTGACCCGTTGCCTGGTCCTGCTTATAGTCAGCCTGAACAGATCCAGGAGAGATCCACGAGGAGATCCTCAAATCTGCCCACATCCCTCTGCACCAGGTGCCCAAAGCTCAGGAGCATGGGGCTAAAGTGCAACCAAAGCATCATAAAAGGTTTATCAAGTAACTAAAAAATGGAGTGCAAACATCTAAGACCGATAAACACATGGCCCAAGGTTTACACACATCACAAAACAAACAGTTGGGCTACAAGTCCCTGAACCGCCTCAATCTATTTTGAGGAAGGAAGGGCTCACAGATCCCTTGAGGAACATCCTGAACCTCCACTGGTCATTCCAGGCCAAACTGGATGTGCTGAAAGCTGCCTAGGTGGACCAGACCACTTCAAAATTGTCCAGAGCCAGCTAGACTCTACTGCGACAACCTAGACTTTTTACCAGAAAGTCCCAGAGGTCCCTGATGAGGGAATGAAGAGGCACGTTTAATTTCTCACCTGTTCTAAAGTtaacttctgactttataatgaGCTTCTCCATCAGCTCTGTCAGCGGGCATGGCTCTCATCACAGACAGGAGGCAGgtccttttgtttttattgattCAAGGGACACAAATCTCACTGAGTTGACCCAAATTTATTGACCAACATGAGGGTTGAGAGATTTCTACTGAAGAATTGAATTTAGAGAAAGATATCAAAACCGTGGTCACAGCAAACAGTAACTTGAGAACTGGGTATGGCAGGGATTGTTCCTTTAATGCTACTTATTCTGTAGAGTCAAGGGAGTGTGTTTCATAAGACAAATTTCAGTTGTGCTGGTTCGTTgcatcaaactttaaaaagtCACATTCAGTTGCCAGTTAATATTTGATCTGGTTTGATTTTAGTTTTCATCTTAAAATGAATTTCAATGTTAGGAATAATTTCTCTTAACTTCCAATGAAGATAAGTTATcattgaacacagaacattacagcgcaaatacaggcccttcagccctctgttGGACCAACCTATGGAATtaatctgaagtctatctatcctacactattccattttcatccatatgtttatccaatggccatttaaatgccctgaagttggcaagtctattacaGGTACtgctgctggcagtgtattccaagcccctactactgagtaaagaaactacctctgacatctgtcccatgtctattactcctcaatttaaaattatgtcgCCTTCtcctagccatcaccatctgaggaagaaAGCTCTCACactccatcctatctaaccctctgattatcttgtatgtcccaattaagtcaactctcaaccttctcactaacaaaaacagcctcaagtcccttcagcctttcctcataaggccttccctccataatcAGTCTCTGTGGGAATTGTAACATTTAATAAATGGAAATGTATGACAGCTTGAGGCGGTGCAAAGAACTGGTGCAAAATTTAGAATATAAAATTGTAGTTATCTCATCTTGAAGAGAAGTTAATGAAGCATCTCAGTCTTTTTACAGCAGCAATGTGTTAGGTTAATTTAGTACTAGAAAATCCATCAAACTTTGCCATTGTAAAATAATGATTGGCCCATAATAGTAAAACTAATTAAATATTTCCCAAGACTTAAAGTTGCTCATAAAACTAAGTTGCACTGAGTCTAGATTTTGAGTTCACAGCTCAAGTCATGACCATCATTTACACACAATTGTTACTTTGGTTAATAAATGAAACTattgacattttgtcaccctGAAGTCAGCTTGTGATAGGGACTGATTTaaaactaggcgaaagtgaggactgcagatgctggagattagagttgagagtgtggtgctggaaaagcacagcaggtcaggcagattccaaggagcaggaaatttgatgtttcggacaaaagcccttcatcaagaatgattcctcagatgctgcctgatctgctttgcttttccagcaccacactctcgacaatgaTTTTAAACTGGCAGTACAAA
Proteins encoded in this region:
- the LOC122563409 gene encoding ras-related protein Rab-39A-like; this translates as MGQSCSVQPGLSNRVRRKSLKKYFWQFRVVLVGDSTVGKTSIVLRLTEGTFREDLQKTIGVDYYIHILETTPTVRVKLQLWDTAGEREHRTITYSHLQMILGGLLVFDLTNRQSLDYLTNWLDESGTVLDQCKCIFILVGHKSDLSAERQISQEEAEKIAANLGVRYIETSAKDDTNIQEVFRTLASSIAESVKTE